The following coding sequences are from one Gossypium hirsutum isolate 1008001.06 chromosome A12, Gossypium_hirsutum_v2.1, whole genome shotgun sequence window:
- the LOC121211266 gene encoding aldehyde dehydrogenase family 2 member B4, mitochondrial isoform X1 encodes MAARRISSLLTRSLSVSSSSVSTLFSSLGKNSGRNGIGKRFSTAAALEDLIVPPVQIAYTQNLIDGKFVDAASGKTFPTYDPRTGDVIANVAEGDAEDIDRAVAAARKAFDEGPWPKMTPYERSRIMLRFADLVEKHSEELAALETWNNGKPHEQAAKSELPMFIRLFHYYAGWADKIHGLTVPADGPHHVQILHEPIGVAGQIIPWNFPLLMFAWKVGPALACGNTIVLKTAEQTPLTALYVAKLFHEAGLPPGVLNVVSGYGPTAGAALASHMDVDKVAFTGSTDTGKIVLELAAKSNLKPVTLELGGKSPFIICEDADVDKAVELAHFALFFNQGQCCCAGSRTFVHERVYDEFIEKAKARALKRVVGDPFRKGVEQGPQIDTEQFEKVLRYIRAGIESNATLECGGDRLGTKGYFVQPTVFSNVMDDMLIAKDEIFGPVQSILKFKDIDEVIRRANNTRYGLAAGVFTKSVETANTLTRALRAGTVWVNCFDVFDAAIPFGGYKMSGIGREKGIYSLHNYLQVKAVVTPLKNPAWL; translated from the exons ATGGCAGCTCGTAGAATCTCTTCATTACTTACTCGTTCACTCTCTGTTTCATCTTCATCTGTTTCTACTTTGTTTTCATCTCTAG GGAAAAACAGTGGCAGAAATGGAATTGGGAAAAGGTTCAGCACAGCTGCAGCTCTTGAGGATCTGATTGTTCCACCGGTTCAAAtagcttacactcagaatttaaTTGATGGGAAATTTGTAGATGCCGCATCTG GGAAAACATTTCCAACTTATGACCCTCGTACAGGGGATGTGATTGCCAATGTTGCTGAAGGTGATGCCGAGGATATTGACCGAGCGGTTGCCGCCGCTCGCAAGGCATTCGATGAGGGACCGTGGCCGAAAATGACTCCCTAT GAACGGTCACGGATAATGTTGCGGTTTGCTGATTTGGTCGAGAAACATAGCGAGGAACTTGCAGCATTAGAGACATGGAACAACGGAAAGCCACACGAGCAGGCTGCGAAATCTGAATTGCCGATGTTCATACGTCTTTTTCACTACTATGCTG GTTGGGCGGATAAGATCCATGGGCTAACGGTTCCGGCTGATGGACCTCATCATGTTCAGATATTGCACGAGCCGATAGGTGTTGCAGGACAGATAATTCCATGGAACTTTCCTCTTCTTATGTTTGCTTGGAAGGTTGGGCCTGCATTGGCTTGTGGAAATACCATAGTTTTGAAGACTGCTGAGCAAACTCCTTTGACTGCTCTCTATGTGGCTAAGCTGTTCCATGAG GCTGGTCTCCCTCCAGGTGTTCTGAATGTAGTTTCGGGCTATGGTCCGACAGCTGGTGCTGCTCTTGCCAGCCACATGGATGTTGACAAG GTTGCATTCACGGGATCAACCGATACCGGTAAGATTGTACTTGAATTAGCCGCAAAAAGCAATCTTAAGCCGGTGACGTTAGAACTTGGAGGGAAATCGCCTTTCATAATATGCGAAGATGCTGATGTTGACAAAGCCGTGGAGCTTGCTCATTTTGCTTTGTTCTTTAATCAG GGGCAATGTTGCTGTGCCGGGTCTCGCACTTTTGTTCACGAACGTGTTTACGATGAATTCATAGAGAAAGCAAAGGCACGTGCATTGAAGCGTGTTGTTGGTGATCCTTTCAGGAAGGGTGTCGAGCAAGGTCCTCAG attgaCACGGAGCAGTTTGAGAAAGTTTTAAGATACATAAGAGCAGGCATCGAAAGCAACGCAACCCTTGAATGCGGAGGTGACAGACTTGGAACGAAAGGATACTTTGTCCAACCAACCGTTTTCTCAAACGTTATG GATGATATGCTGATAGCAAAAGACGAAATCTTCGGTCCAGTACAATCTATCCTAAAGTTCAA GGATATTGATGAAGTAATTCGAAGGGCGAACAACACCCGTTACGGTTTAGCAGCTGGAGTTTTCACCAAGAGTGTAGAGACAGCGAATACTTTGACTCGAGCGTTAAGGGCCGGGACAGTTTGGGTTAACTGTTTTGATGTGTTTGATGCCGCAATTCCATTTGGTGGGTACAAAATGAGTGGCATTGGTAGGGAGAAAGGGATCTACAGTCTTCATAATTATTTGCAGGTAAAGGCAGTTGTTACTCCTTTGAAGAATCCAGCATggttgtaa
- the LOC121211266 gene encoding aldehyde dehydrogenase family 2 member B4, mitochondrial isoform X2, which translates to MAARRISSLLTRSLSVSSSSVSTLFSSLGKNSGRNGIGKRFSTAAALEDLIVPPVQIAYTQNLIDGKFVDAASGKTFPTYDPRTGDVIANVAEGDAEDIDRAVAAARKAFDEGPWPKMTPYERSRIMLRFADLVEKHSEELAALETWNNGKPHEQAAKSELPMFIRLFHYYAGWADKIHGLTVPADGPHHVQILHEPIGVAGQIIPWNFPLLMFAWKVGPALACGNTIVLKTAEQTPLTALYVAKLFHEAGLPPGVLNVVSGYGPTAGAALASHMDVDKIVLELAAKSNLKPVTLELGGKSPFIICEDADVDKAVELAHFALFFNQGQCCCAGSRTFVHERVYDEFIEKAKARALKRVVGDPFRKGVEQGPQIDTEQFEKVLRYIRAGIESNATLECGGDRLGTKGYFVQPTVFSNVMDDMLIAKDEIFGPVQSILKFKDIDEVIRRANNTRYGLAAGVFTKSVETANTLTRALRAGTVWVNCFDVFDAAIPFGGYKMSGIGREKGIYSLHNYLQVKAVVTPLKNPAWL; encoded by the exons ATGGCAGCTCGTAGAATCTCTTCATTACTTACTCGTTCACTCTCTGTTTCATCTTCATCTGTTTCTACTTTGTTTTCATCTCTAG GGAAAAACAGTGGCAGAAATGGAATTGGGAAAAGGTTCAGCACAGCTGCAGCTCTTGAGGATCTGATTGTTCCACCGGTTCAAAtagcttacactcagaatttaaTTGATGGGAAATTTGTAGATGCCGCATCTG GGAAAACATTTCCAACTTATGACCCTCGTACAGGGGATGTGATTGCCAATGTTGCTGAAGGTGATGCCGAGGATATTGACCGAGCGGTTGCCGCCGCTCGCAAGGCATTCGATGAGGGACCGTGGCCGAAAATGACTCCCTAT GAACGGTCACGGATAATGTTGCGGTTTGCTGATTTGGTCGAGAAACATAGCGAGGAACTTGCAGCATTAGAGACATGGAACAACGGAAAGCCACACGAGCAGGCTGCGAAATCTGAATTGCCGATGTTCATACGTCTTTTTCACTACTATGCTG GTTGGGCGGATAAGATCCATGGGCTAACGGTTCCGGCTGATGGACCTCATCATGTTCAGATATTGCACGAGCCGATAGGTGTTGCAGGACAGATAATTCCATGGAACTTTCCTCTTCTTATGTTTGCTTGGAAGGTTGGGCCTGCATTGGCTTGTGGAAATACCATAGTTTTGAAGACTGCTGAGCAAACTCCTTTGACTGCTCTCTATGTGGCTAAGCTGTTCCATGAG GCTGGTCTCCCTCCAGGTGTTCTGAATGTAGTTTCGGGCTATGGTCCGACAGCTGGTGCTGCTCTTGCCAGCCACATGGATGTTGACAAG ATTGTACTTGAATTAGCCGCAAAAAGCAATCTTAAGCCGGTGACGTTAGAACTTGGAGGGAAATCGCCTTTCATAATATGCGAAGATGCTGATGTTGACAAAGCCGTGGAGCTTGCTCATTTTGCTTTGTTCTTTAATCAG GGGCAATGTTGCTGTGCCGGGTCTCGCACTTTTGTTCACGAACGTGTTTACGATGAATTCATAGAGAAAGCAAAGGCACGTGCATTGAAGCGTGTTGTTGGTGATCCTTTCAGGAAGGGTGTCGAGCAAGGTCCTCAG attgaCACGGAGCAGTTTGAGAAAGTTTTAAGATACATAAGAGCAGGCATCGAAAGCAACGCAACCCTTGAATGCGGAGGTGACAGACTTGGAACGAAAGGATACTTTGTCCAACCAACCGTTTTCTCAAACGTTATG GATGATATGCTGATAGCAAAAGACGAAATCTTCGGTCCAGTACAATCTATCCTAAAGTTCAA GGATATTGATGAAGTAATTCGAAGGGCGAACAACACCCGTTACGGTTTAGCAGCTGGAGTTTTCACCAAGAGTGTAGAGACAGCGAATACTTTGACTCGAGCGTTAAGGGCCGGGACAGTTTGGGTTAACTGTTTTGATGTGTTTGATGCCGCAATTCCATTTGGTGGGTACAAAATGAGTGGCATTGGTAGGGAGAAAGGGATCTACAGTCTTCATAATTATTTGCAGGTAAAGGCAGTTGTTACTCCTTTGAAGAATCCAGCATggttgtaa
- the LOC121211267 gene encoding U-box domain-containing protein 19, with the protein MIQKKFSEVDRRIFSFPAVHPCEAVSPATLLGSLIVLSQNIGNYQSKFFASQRRNSREAIRKIGILLVFFEEIHDRGLILPETAVLCFSELHLTFQKIRFLLEDCSREGARLWILMKSEMVVTQFRVLISTVATALDILPLNSMDICGEVKELVELVAKQARKARIEIDPNDERAMRRVLSVLDRFEKGIEPEFQVLKWVLDYLEIKTWSDCNKEIKFLEEQCVESEDREVPFLSSLLGFMCYCRVRIFDTLDYQNADQTDVRCNMEVLSCLNPEDFRCPISLELMIDPVTVSTGQTYDRSSIQKWLKAGHTICPKTGEKLTNTELVPNTNLRKLIHQFCADNGLSLAKTGKKSRDITRTILPGSPAAAEAMKFLSRIVVRNLVFGTSEQKNKAAYEIRLLAKANIFNRSCLIEAGTIPPLLNLLYSFNKSIQENAIAALLKLSKHANGKKIVVENGGLRSIVAVLKRGISLEAKQIAAATIFYLSSVKGYRRLIGEIDETIPALVDLIKEGTPCGKKNGVVALFGLALYHGNRQRVIDAGTIPLLLHIIASSNKDELIVDSLALLATLVECLDGTLAILQASSFPLITRILQSTTSQAGKEHCVSIFLSCCNNGGDEAVAVLAKDTSVMSSLYSVTTDGTALASKKARSLVKMLHKFHETSSSGQGCQACTNEQSVHVW; encoded by the coding sequence ATGATACAAAAGAAATTCAGTGAAGTTGATCGCCGGATTTTTTCTTTTCCGGCAGTTCATCCTTGCGAAGCAGTATCTCCGGCGACCCTTCTCGGTTCCTTAATCGTTCTTTCTCAAAATATCGGTAATTACCAATCGAAATTCTTCGCTAGCCAAAGAAGAAATTCCCGGGAGGCAATTCGAAAAATCGGGATTTTACTTGTGTTTTTCGAGGAGATTCACGATCGGGGTTTAATTCTTCCCGAGACGGCCGTTCTTTGTTTCTCCGAGCTCCATCTTACTTTCCAAAAAATCCGGTTCTTATTGGAGGATTGTTCACGAGAAGGAGCAAGGCTATGGATTTTAATGAAGTCAGAGATGGTCGTCACTCAATTCCGCGTGCTTATTAGTACTGTGGCCACCGCCTTAGACATTTTGCCGTTGAATTCGATGGATATTTGCGGCGAAGTGAAGGAATTGGTGGAGTTGGTAGCGAAACAAGCACGGAAGGCGAGAATCGAAATCGACCCCAACGATGAACGAGCTATGAGACGAGTTCTTTCGGTTTTGGACCGGTTCGAGAAAGGAATAGAACCAGAATTTCAAGTCCTGAAATGGGTTCTTGATTATCTCGAGATCAAAACATGGAGCGATTGTAATAAGGAAATCAAGTTCTTGGAAGAACAATGTGTTGAAAGTGAAGACAGGGAAGTGCCGTTTCTAAGTAGTTTGCTGGGTTTCATGTGTTACTGTCGGGTAAGGATTTTCGATACATTAGATTACCAAAACGCCGACCAAACTGACGTACGATGTAATATGGAGGTTCTCAGTTGTTTAAATCCTGAAGATTTTCGTTGTCCGATATCATTAGAATTAATGATCGATCCTGTCACGGTCTCAACAGGACAAACGTATGATCGGTCTTCAATACAAAAATGGTTAAAAGCAGGGCATACAATTTGTCCCAAAACAGGGGAGAAACTAACCAATACTGAATTGGTTCCAAACACAAATCTCCGTAAGCTGATCCATCAATTCTGTGCCGACAATGGGTTGTCTCTAGCCAAAACAGGGAAGAAATCTCGGGACATAACGAGGACGATCCTTCCTGGAAGTCCGGCAGCCGCCGAGGCAATGAAGTTTCTGTCGAGGATAGTAGTGAGGAACCTGGTTTTTGGAACGAGTGAGCAAAAAAACAAGGCAGCTTACGAGATTCGTTTGCTTGCAAAAGCAAATATTTTTAACAGGTCTTGTCTGATTGAAGCTGGAACAATCCCACCACTTTTGAACTTGTTGTATTCTTTTAATAAGTCTATACAAGAGAATGCAATTGCAGCTCTTTTGAAGCTTTCAAAGCATGCAAATGGGAAGAAAATAGTGGTTGAAAATGGTGGATTGAGATCAATTGTTGCTGTTCTTAAAAGGGGAATAAGTTTAGAAGCAAAACAAATAGCTGCTGCGACTATATTTTATCTTTCTTCAGTGAAGGGATATAGAAGATTAATCGGTGAAATTGATGAAACAATCCCTGCACTTGTTGATCTTATTAAAGAAGGTACCCCATGTGGGAAAAAAAATGGAGTGGTAGCACTATTTGGTCTCGCTTTATACCATGGGAACCGTCAAAGGGTCATTGATGCTGGTACTATCCCGTTGCTCCTCCATATTATAGCGTCTTCGAATAAAGACGAGCTCATTGTGGATTCGTTAGCGCTTTTGGCAACGTTAGTCGAGTGTCTCGACGGAACGTTAGCGATCCTCCAGGCCTCCTCGTTTCCTTTAATAACCCGGATCTTGCAATCTACAACATCTCAAGCGGGGAAAGAGCATTGTGTTTCAATCTTCTTGTCTTGTTGCAATAATGGCGGTGACGAGGCCGTTGCCGTATTGGCTAAGGATACTTCGGTGATGAGCTCGTTGTACTCAGTTACGACGGACGGTACGGCTCTGGCAAGTAAAAAGGCTCGGTCGTTGGTAAAGATGCTTCATAAATTCCATGAAACAAGCTCGTCTGGACAAGGGTGTCAAGCATGTACGAATGAACAATCAGTTCATGTTTGGTAG
- the LOC121211268 gene encoding protein DELETION OF SUV3 SUPPRESSOR 1(I) translates to MATEQPKPQNEDINMDLFEDDDEFEEFEIDGEWDDKEEGKEEGKEVTQQWEDEWDDDDVSDDFSLQLRKELENNTKN, encoded by the exons ATGGCGACTGAACAACCAAAGCCTCAAAATGAAGACATAAATATGGATTTGTTTGAAGATGACGATGAATTTGAAGAATTTGAAATCGATGGAG AGTGGGATGACAAGGAAGAAGGAAAGGAAGAAGGAAAGGAAGTAACACAGCAGTGGGAAGATGAATGGGATGACGATGATGTCAGTGACGACTTCTCACTGCAACTGAGGAAGGAACTCGAGAATAACACCAAGAACTGA
- the LOC121211269 gene encoding serine/threonine-protein kinase STY13, with protein MSNMKENSDGFVRADQIDLKSLDEQLEKHLNRVWSSENKTKKDDGGGDGDGDGDGDGDGDDHGGDHDDNNDGKLKLADNSTNIATTFTKRERLEWEIDPSKLIIKTVIARGTFGTVHRGIYDDLDVAVKLLDWGEEGHRTDAEIAALRAAFSQEVAVWHKLDHPNVTKFIGATMGSSGLQIQTENGQIGLPDSVCCVVVEYLPGGALKSFLIKNRRRKLAFKVVVQLALDLARGLSYLHSQKIVHRDVKTENMLLDKTRTVKIADFGVARVEASNPNDMTGETGTLGYMAPEVLNGNPYNRKCDVYSFGICLWEIYCCDMPYPDLSFSEVTSAVVRQNLRPEIPRCCPSSLANVMKRCWDANADKRPEMDEVVSMLEAIDTSKGGGMIPVDQQQSCLCFRRCRGP; from the exons ATGAGTAACATGAAGGAAAACAGTGATGGGTTCGTTAGAGCAGATCAAATTGATCTCAAAAGCTTAGATGAACAGCTCGAGAAGCATCTTAACAGGGTTTGGAGCAGTGAAAACAAGACTAAGAAAGATGACGGTggtggtgatggtgatggtgatggtgatggtgatggtgatggtgatgatCATGGTGGTGATCATGATGATAATAATGATGGGAAGCTCAAGCTTGCTGATAATAGCACTAACATAGCTACAACTTTCACCAAAAGGGAAAGACTAGAATGGGAGATCGACCCTTCAAAACTCATCATCAAAACCGTCATTGCTCGTGGTACTTTTGGCACCGTTCATCGTGGCATCTATGACGATCTCGATGTTGCTG TGAAGCTGCTTGATTGGGGTGAGGAAGGTCACAGGACAGATGCCGAGATCGCCGCATTAAGGGCAGCTTTTTCACAAGAAGTTGCTGTCTGGCATAAACTTGACCATCCCAATGTTACTAAG TTTATAGGGGCAACAATGGGTTCATCAGGGCTACAAATACAAACAGAGAACGGTCAAATAGGGCTGCCAGATAGTGTGTGTTGCGTTGTCGTGGAATATCTTCCCGGCGGTGCTTTGAAAAGTTTTCTTATAAAGAACAGGAGAAGGAAATTAGCTTTCAAAGTGGTTGTTCAACTTGCCCTTGATCTTGCAAGAgg GTTGAGTTACCTTCATTCACAAAAGATTGTCCATAGAGATGTAAAGACAGAGAACATGTTGTTAGACAAGACACGTACCGTAAAAATTGCTGATTTCGGGGTTGCACGTGTTGAGGCTTCGAATCCTAATGACATGACCGGAGAGACCGGAACCCTTGGTTACATGGCTCCTGAG GTTCTCAATGGCAATCCTTATAACCGGAAATGCGATGTGTACAGTTTCGGGATCTGTTTGTGGGAGATATATTGTTGTGACATGCCATATCCCGACCTTAGTTTCTCCGAAGTGACCTCGGCTGTAGTTCGTCAA AATTTGAGACCGGAAATACCAAGATGTTGCCCTAGTTCTCTTGCAAACGTAATGAAACGATGTTGGGATGCAAACGCGGACAAGCGACCTGAAATGGACGAGGTAGTTTCGATGTTGGAAGCCATAGACACATCTAAAGGTGGAGGTATGATTCCTGTTGATCAACAGCAGAGCTGTCTTTGCTTCAGAAGGTGTAGAGGGCCTTAA